The Vibrio metoecus sequence GTGGCTGAGCGGCAAGATTCAAGGCTTCGTTGGATTCGCCCATCACCGCTTCTAATTGTTGACGGACGATTTTGATGAACTCTTGACCCGGAGTCAGAGATTTAGAAACTTCGACACCAACGGCACCTTCTTTGACGCGATTAACAAAATCACGAACAACAGGCAGCGCAACGTCCGCCTCTAACAGCGCCATGCGCACTTCGCGCAGGGTATCTTTAATGTTGTCTTCAGTAAGACGACCTTTGCCGCTGATATTTTTCAGCGTTTTGGACAATCGATCGGTTAAATTCTCAAACATCTTTTTTCTCTTCGCTAAGCGGCGATAAATTGGCGTGAGTATACCTTAGACAAACGGACAGGCATACCCGTAGCGCATTGCGGAGATTCACGAAAGTTCAATTGACCTGTTTTTTGTGTTCTATGCTCTCAAAAACGAAGGTGATCCAAAGTAGCCCATTGGCACAGAGCAAGGTATAATTCGCCCACTTAACCCTTATCTATGTGGCAGGTATGGACAACTTAATCGCGATTGCCGCGGCGATGTTATATCTCTTGTCGATTGCGACTATCGTACCCGGATTGGTTAATCAAACCGGGATCCGAGCGAAAACCGTGTTTATCAGTGCTGCGATCGCACTGTTGTTTCATGGTTGGCTACTGAGTGATTTGATCCTACACAGCGGTGGACAAAATCTGAGTATCCTCAATGTTGCATCGTTAATCAGCTTCATTATCTCTTTGGTGATGAGCGTTGCCATGTTCAAAACTCGGTTATGGTTTTTGTTACCCGTCGCTTACAGTTTTTCGGCAATCAATCTTTCTGCAGCCACTTTTTTACCTGGCACCTTTATTACTCATTTAGAGAATGACCCCAAGCTGCTGTTACACATTTCTTTGGCATTATTCT is a genomic window containing:
- a CDS encoding cytochrome C assembly family protein, which translates into the protein MDNLIAIAAAMLYLLSIATIVPGLVNQTGIRAKTVFISAAIALLFHGWLLSDLILHSGGQNLSILNVASLISFIISLVMSVAMFKTRLWFLLPVAYSFSAINLSAATFLPGTFITHLENDPKLLLHISLALFSYSTLSIGALYALQLAWLDHKLKSKKVFSINPNLPPLLMVERQLFKIILIGNLLLTGTLLSGFIFVQDMFAQGKAHKAILSFVAWVVYSILLWGHYRKGWRGKKVTWFAVAGATLLTLAYFGSRFVREIILR